One window from the genome of Eucalyptus grandis isolate ANBG69807.140 chromosome 7, ASM1654582v1, whole genome shotgun sequence encodes:
- the LOC104455686 gene encoding TMV resistance protein N-like: MANSETGTSTSNTSTSVYQVFLSFRGADTRRGFTSSLYHALIDAGIYVFIDDEELRPGETISGSLLQAINDSKLYIPIFSKDYASSHWCLRELAKMVENTSKSKEDRKKKVILPIFYNVEPKDVKLKTTLYNDAISNLEHKEEDQKKFSSEDIKMWRSALKEVAAMKGWELEKFPGHGDLIKLVVNEVVINLKTKERELTADLIGMKDRIATINNLLDIDSDVVRLIGIYGMGGIGTICNKKVLIVLDDVAEANQIQKLIGKQPLYPGTRILVTTRDKSVLNIKRFNYEFEKYEMVRLSEEEALMDYH; this comes from the exons ATGGCAAACTCAGAGACGGGAACGAGCACCAGCAATACATCCACAAGTGTGTATCAAgttttcttgagttttagaggcgCCGATACTCGCCGTGGATTCACCAGCAGCCTCTACCATGCCTTGATAGATGCTGGGATTTATGTTTTCATCGATGATGAGGAACTTCGACCGGGGGAAACAATTAGTGGCAGCCTTTTGCAAGCGATCAATGACTCTAAGCTTTATATACCCATCTTCTCCAAAGACTATGCTTCAAGTCATTGGTGCCTCCGTGAGCTTGCGAAGATGGTGGAGAACACCTCCAAATCTAAAGAAGATAGGAAAAAGAAGGTCATATTACCCATCTTCTACAATGTGGAACCAAAAGATGTGAAGTTGAAAACCACGTTGTACAACGACGCCATATCGAATTTGGAGCACAAGGAGGAGGATCAGAAGAAGTTCAGCTCCGAGGATATAAAGATGTGGCGGTCGGCTCTCAAAGAAGTTGCTGCCATGAAGGGATGGGAGCTGGAGAAATTTCCAGG CCATGGGGATCTTATCAAGTTGGTCGTTAACGAGGTTGTGATCAACCTCAAGACTAAAGAAAGAGAATTGACTGCAGATTTAATTGGAATGAAGGATCGGATAGCAACCATAAACAATTTATTGGACATAGACTCCGATGTTGTGCGGCTCATTGGAATCTATGGAATGGGCGGCATCG GGACAATTTGCAATAAGAAGGTGCTAATTGTATTGGATGATGTTGCTGAGGCCAACCAGATCCAAAAACTAATCGGAAAGCAACCTCTGTATCCAGGTACTAGAATACTTGTTACTACTAGGGACAAGAGTGTTCTGAATATCAAGAGATTTAACTATGAATTTGAGAAATATGAAATGGTGCGATTGAGTGAGGAAGAGGCGCTT ATGGACTACCATTAG
- the LOC120296059 gene encoding disease resistance protein At4g27190-like has translation MPALEVLNLSRTRIRCLPESISQLVSLKRLFLNDCVLLRSISPAIGRLKQLEVFDLEGTKIKNLPKEIECLINMTCLGFSISGTEPSNDSKTVIPHGVISSLLHLEELNLDVNADAEWWDTCAEGVVSEVCNLKRLSTFKFSFPTMELLRQFNQLRKSMEHPSLAQFRLCVGNHASCIMNRLPLNIEFELERCNRYLRYTNGDDVFTDIKDMLQQLDALFLERHANLKTLSELRINSMEQLKWCVLGECNELEVLIDSSDTMHQEALIESHCKSACLESLEFLYVYYMRNLRNIWKGSVQKGCLSSLKLLTLCKCPELTVIFSCEMLDNLNNLEEVTIEDCPAIKSLISCQNSFCEVLKSSYFLPMLKKLSLHYVPELSSISCGLWIALRLERLSFYNCPSLKSLSTNEVSSEQLKKIRGERSWWKDLEWRGHKPDHLDGIFVPIDTCDVP, from the coding sequence ATGCCTGCTCTAGAAGTTTTAAATCTGTCTAGAACCCGCATTCGGTGCTTGCCAGAGTCCATATCTCAACTTGTCAGCCTCAAAAGACTCTTCTTAAATGATTGTGtccttttgagatcgatatcgCCAGCAATTGGAAGGCTCAAGCAGCTGGAGGTATTTGATCTTGAGGGGACGAAGATTAAGAATCTTCCCAAGGAAATTGAATGTTTAATCAATATGACTTGTTTGGGGTTCTCAATTTCTGGAACTGAACCTTCAAATGACTCTAAAACTGTGATTCCTCATGGGGTAATATCTTCTCTATTACACTTGGAAGAACTGAATCTCGATGTGAATGCCGATGCTGAATGGTGGGATACATGTGCTGAAGGTGTTGTATCTGAAGTTTGCAACTTGAAAAGGTTAAGCACTTTCAAGTTCTCCTTTCCTACAATGGAACTTTTGAGGCAATTTAATCAGCTTAGGAAATCGATGGAGCATCCATCTTTAGCTCAATTTAGACTTTGTGTTGGTAATCATGCTAGCTGCATCATGAATCGGCTACCATTAAATATTGAATTCGAATTGGAACGGTGCAACCGATACTTGAGGTACACAAATGGTGACGATGTCTTCACCGATATTAAGGACATGCTGCAACAGTTAGATGCATTATTCTTAGAAAGGCATGCTAATCTCAAGACCCTGTCTGAACTAAGAATAAATAGCATGGAGCAACTCAAATGGTGTGTTCTGGGGGAGTGTAATGAGCTTGAAGTGCTCATAGATTCATCTGATACCATGCATCAAGAGGCTTTGATCGAATCTCACTGCAAAAGTGCCTGTCTTGAATCGCTGGAGTTTTTGTATGTGTATTAcatgagaaacttgagaaacatTTGGAAGGGCTCAGTGCAAAAGGGATGTTTATCTTCTCTAAAGTTGTTGACATTATGTAAATGCCCCGAGTTGACGGTTATTTTCTCATGTGAGATGCTCGATAATCTCAACAATCTAGAAGAGGTCACAATTGAGGACTGCCCAGCCATCAAAAGCCTGATTAGCTGCCAAAATTCATTTTGCGAAGTCCTCAAGTCGTCTTATTTCCTCCCTATGTTGAAGAAGTTGTCCCTCCATTACGTGCCTGAACTTTCCAGTATATCCTGTGGGCTATGGATTGCATTGAGGTTAGAAAGGTTAAGTTTTTACAACTGCCCGAGTCTCAAGTCTCTTTCGACCAATGAAGTTTCCAGTGAGCAGTTGAAGAAAATCAGGGGGGAGAGGAGTTGGTGGAAGGACTTGGAATGGCGTGGCCATAAGCCAGATCACTTGGATGGTATTTTCGTCCCAATTGACACATGTGACGTCCCTTGA
- the LOC120296060 gene encoding uncharacterized protein LOC120296060, giving the protein MSSASTERRLELPEWMLELHKTNLNKTTNASQSTVKEPERRLELPELHKTNLKKTTNASQSTVKEQRLGISQSDQSIKLKKSARRRVRIIYCDSSEFRKIVQDLTGFRPAGGGGGEEREKGLGDGDDNKGHPCGEGVSPLTFLSDQSLLLAREASLSRFLEKRCERPFPERRKLFQCRKSDENKMQPLLKVTEKSILDQPVTISVGSSISLGSGLCSHAAEDQKELKPFFGIDLHHARASYVMNEGSLLSDQKEEENAMVSSEAEKVEAMQKQRAESDSVPMQNAQDTETEQFPWLVKKDANPHAALEKVHLYSSHSESEVGSHCPESESEDTDKRMKIGASPEYNKRETSETAVLQIRNTVEPEVEPFSLEVNEDTASDKVHSFSSEQESEVDSYCSGPEYEVGDKKARIEYYDIMHIPKMKKESSPHATLDNANASIDMLGGCGKQEGRPLEGWGAINYDSIVNLLIKSIKKSDNEKIEKIGIYGRNEVGKAIVIEALKESAILRNLFDKVICVTVPLNCDMEKVQKEIDGQISSNLTDANAAVVKASEGLKFLLILVGINQHTKLETLTIPNSTTPVGSKIVFVVRSGRLCNEIEVDKKICLDDLLLCELFRQNVGEIVYYPKKALAKEMVRMCRPHSHAVILVARALQNVDDISIWERALERLNVPPTSNEAGVEALMVNVLRFSIDQLEDDKTRRCLKNLALCNNYHEIASESAIGLWVRDGIVDTHDEGQKVLKNLVNANLLEVDENEQFVKFQDQDQDILVNLIFQPEENRVFYVRGGLDLRATRG; this is encoded by the exons CAGAGTACGGTTAAGGAACAAAGGTTGGGGATATCACAATCAGATCAAAGCATCAAATTGAAGAAGTCAGCTCGAAGGCGGGTGAGAATCATCTACTGCGATAGCAGCGAATTTCGGAAAATCGTCCAGGATCTCACTGGATTCCGTCcggccggaggaggaggaggagaagaaagggaaaaaggtcTCGGCGATGGCGATGACAATAAAGGCCACCCTTGTGGAGAAGGTGTCTCACCGCTTACTTTCCTTTCAGATCAATCACTGCTATTGGCGAGAGag GCATCCTTGTCAAGGTTTCTCGAGAAG CGATGCGAGAGACCATTCCCAGAGCGGAGGAAACTTTTTCAATGCAGGAAGTCGGATGAAAATAAAATGCAGCCACTTCTTAAGGTCACG GAAAAATCAATCTTGGATCAACCGGTCACTATTTCCGTTGGATCATCCATTAGTTTGGGTTCGGGCCTCTGTTctcatgctgctgaagatcAGAAAG AACTCAAGCCATTCTTTGGGATTGATTTGCATCATGCAAGGGCAAGCTATGTCATGAACGAAGGATCACTGTTGAGCGatcagaaagaagaagaaaatgctatGGTGTCAAGTGAAGCGGAAAAAGTAGAAGCTATGCAGAAGCAAAGAGCAGAAAGTGACTCTGTGCCAATGCAAAACGCTCAAGATACAGAGACTGAACAATTTCCCTGGCTAGTGAAAAAGGACGCCAATCCTCATGCTGCTTTGGAAAAAGTTCATTTGTATTCATCACACTCGGAATCGGAAGTCGGTTCACATTGCCCAGAATCAGAGTCCGAAGACACGgataagaggatgaagatcGGAGCAAGTCCAGAATATAATAAGAGAGAAACATCGGAAACTGCAGTTTTGCAAATTCGGAACACTGTAGAGCCAGAGGTTGAACCCTTTTCCTTGGAAGTGAATGAAGACACTGCTTCTGACAAAGTTCATTCGTTTTCCTCGGAACAAGAATCTGAAGTTGATTCATATTGCTCAGGACCGGAATATGAAGTTGGGGATAAAAAGGCAAGGATAGAATATTACGATATTATGCACATACcaaagatgaaaaaggaaagttcTCCACACGCTACTTTGGATAATGCCAATGCCTCAATTGATATGTTAGGCGGCTGTGGAAAACAAGAAGGGAGACCATTAGAAGGATGGGGTGCCATTAACTATGACTCTATAGTCAACCTTCTCATCAAGTCCATAAAAAAATCTGacaatgaaaaaattgaaaaaattggaatataCGGTAGAAACGAGGTTGGAAAAGCTATTGTCATTGAAGCTTTGAAGGAATCTGCAATTTTGAGGAATCTATTTGATAAAGTCATCTGTGTTACTGTTCCTCTGAACTGTGACATGGAAAAGGTGCAAAAGGAGATTGATGGACAAATATCTTCTAATTTAACTGATGCCAATGCAGCAGTGGTGAAAGCATCGGAAGGCCTCAAGTTTTTGCTCATTCTTGTTGGCATTAACCAACACACGAAGCTAGAGACATTGACAATTCCTAATTCAACGACACCAGTGGGTAGCAAGATAGTTTTTGTGGTTAGATCAGGACGATTATGCAATGAAATTGAAgtagataagaaaatatgtTTGGACGATCTGTTGCTGTGCGAATTATTTCGTCAGAATGTGGGTGAAATTGTTTATTATCCTAAAAAAGCCCTAGCTAAGGAAATGGTTAGGATGTGCAGGCCACATTCGCATGCTGTTATTCTAGTGGCAAGGGCACTGCAAAATGTTGATGACATTTCAATCTGGGAACGTGCGCTTGAAAGACTGAATGTTCCACCTACAAGTAATGAAGCCGGTGTAGAAGCTCTTATGGTTAATGTATTAAGATTCAGCATTGACCAACTAGAAGATGATAAAACTAGAAGATGCTTGAAAAATCTTGCTCTTTGTAACAATTACCATGAGATTGCATCCGAGTCTGCTATAGGCCTATGGGTCAGGGATGGTATTGTAGACACCCATGATGAaggccaaaaagtcctaaaaaatCTTGTCAATGCTAActtgcttgaagttgatgagAATGAGCAATTTGTGAAGTTTCAAGACCAGGATCAGGATATATTAGTGAATTTAATATTTCAGCCTGAGGAAAATCGTGTGTTTTACGTGCGGGGTGGCTTAGACTTGAGAGCCACCAGAGGTTGA